The Deinococcus sonorensis KR-87 genome includes a window with the following:
- a CDS encoding M23 family metallopeptidase, producing the protein MHPPAPRVRPPLAASLTPTRLLPARMLAAALSLTGLAGAHSGQPAPLSTLPKPAAQYGLPFASAPGPDTWLLGQFYGNTTFAYQQRQTQYQNGQGVHFGLDFSASCGTPVVAIADGVVSEVDGPHGAAPHNLVIDHPDGLSSLYGHLLRRSALRVGQRVRRGEVVAVSGDSQNTCVSEPHLHLEIRDHSHQILLNPVGYLNADWAALSLVDPDVDGPAFQQDLQRPEEWQFLDTQPTVRLHGPLLNAYPQPWPPLAPATPAAR; encoded by the coding sequence ATGCACCCCCCTGCTCCGCGTGTCCGGCCTCCTTTGGCGGCCTCCCTCACCCCGACCCGCCTCCTCCCCGCCCGAATGCTGGCCGCTGCGCTGAGCCTGACCGGCCTGGCCGGCGCCCACTCGGGGCAGCCGGCCCCGCTGAGTACTCTGCCCAAACCGGCCGCCCAGTACGGCCTGCCGTTCGCATCGGCACCCGGGCCCGACACCTGGCTGCTCGGCCAGTTCTACGGCAACACCACCTTTGCCTATCAGCAGCGCCAGACCCAGTATCAGAATGGCCAGGGCGTCCATTTCGGCCTGGATTTCAGCGCGTCGTGCGGCACCCCGGTGGTGGCCATCGCCGACGGGGTGGTGTCGGAGGTGGACGGCCCGCACGGCGCGGCGCCCCACAACCTGGTGATCGATCATCCGGACGGCCTGTCCAGCCTGTACGGGCACCTGTTGCGCCGCTCCGCCCTGCGCGTCGGCCAGCGGGTGCGGCGGGGCGAGGTGGTGGCCGTCTCGGGCGACTCGCAGAACACCTGCGTGTCCGAGCCGCACCTGCACCTGGAGATCCGGGACCATTCGCACCAGATCCTGCTCAACCCGGTCGGCTACCTGAACGCGGACTGGGCCGCGCTCAGTCTGGTAGACCCCGACGTGGACGGGCCCGCCTTCCAGCAGGACCTGCAGCGCCCGGAGGAATGGCAGTTCCTGGACACCCAGCCCACTGTCCGGCTGCACGGGCCCCTGCTGAACGCCTACCCGCAGCCGTGGCCTCCCCTGGCCCCGGCCACCCCGGCGGCCCGGTGA
- a CDS encoding DUF1801 domain-containing protein, producing MSKREPQQGVPASQMIDERIQALDDWRGQTLGQLRLWIQQADPEVVEEWKWSVPVWSHAGLICTGETYKHAVKLTFARGASLDDPAGLFNASLEGNTRRAIDVREGGMVDEQAFKALIRTAVSLNMSRTRN from the coding sequence ATGAGTAAGAGAGAGCCTCAGCAGGGCGTGCCCGCCTCTCAGATGATCGATGAGCGCATTCAGGCGCTGGACGACTGGCGAGGCCAGACACTTGGCCAGCTTCGCCTCTGGATTCAGCAGGCCGACCCGGAAGTGGTCGAGGAGTGGAAGTGGAGTGTTCCGGTGTGGTCGCACGCTGGCCTGATCTGCACCGGAGAAACCTACAAACACGCCGTGAAGCTGACCTTTGCCCGGGGGGCCTCACTGGATGACCCGGCTGGCCTGTTCAACGCCAGCCTGGAGGGCAACACCCGGCGCGCCATTGATGTGCGTGAGGGCGGAATGGTGGACGAGCAGGCGTTCAAAGCCTTGATCCGAACGGCCGTCTCGTTGAACATGTCGCGGACCAGGAACTGA
- a CDS encoding carboxypeptidase-like regulatory domain-containing protein, giving the protein MIQSRLTALTLLTVTACTLSTGHAATAAQKGFITGTVVNEQGVPIPGVEIDADNTLSYDSNLITTTDAKGQYRIDVRKFPVTFKMYAKMRLKYEDFTVAVELLPKNPDAVPGVAGGVRDFVFKPKPVTADDPYGNLACVFVERGIGEYDIDTKQVQVTLTPVGKLADGSTGKARTFSLISSYSGPVIPNVMWGTYTVTATLNGKPLEIHRRTSPNTFPWGPSYTGGFVRDYNINQPNMYLEVRLPKSGQ; this is encoded by the coding sequence ATGATCCAGTCCCGCCTGACCGCCCTGACCCTGCTGACCGTCACGGCCTGCACCCTGAGCACCGGACACGCCGCCACGGCCGCCCAGAAGGGCTTCATCACCGGCACCGTCGTGAACGAACAGGGCGTGCCGATTCCCGGCGTCGAAATCGATGCCGACAACACGCTCTCCTACGACAGCAACCTGATCACGACCACCGACGCGAAGGGGCAGTACCGGATCGACGTGCGCAAGTTTCCCGTCACCTTCAAGATGTACGCCAAGATGCGGTTGAAGTACGAGGATTTCACGGTGGCGGTGGAGCTGCTGCCCAAAAATCCGGACGCCGTGCCGGGCGTGGCGGGCGGGGTGCGCGACTTCGTGTTCAAGCCCAAGCCCGTCACGGCCGACGACCCCTACGGCAACCTCGCCTGCGTCTTCGTGGAGCGCGGGATCGGGGAGTATGACATCGACACCAAGCAGGTGCAGGTCACCCTGACGCCCGTGGGCAAGCTGGCCGACGGTTCGACCGGCAAGGCGCGCACCTTCAGCCTGATCTCCAGCTACTCCGGTCCGGTCATCCCCAACGTCATGTGGGGCACCTACACCGTGACCGCCACCCTGAACGGGAAGCCGCTCGAAATCCATCGGCGCACCAGCCCGAATACCTTCCCGTGGGGCCCGAGTTACACCGGCGGGTTCGTGCGTGATTACAACATCAATCAGCCGAACATGTATCTGGAAGTCCGCCTGCCCAAGAGCGGGCAGTGA